Within the Tistrella mobilis genome, the region GTGGTCAGTGGCTGAACATCCACGGCCGCTTCGCCGGAAAGGTCTTCATGGCCGGCTTTTCCGCGACCGCGGAGAAGCCCTTCGATCCGCCGCCATGGCTGCAGCCGGGGCCGCAGACATGGGAGCTGCGGCGGGGTTCGTGCGATGCGCGTTCATTGGTCGCGTGGGCGGCGCGTGCCGCTTTCGACAGGCCGGCGAGGCGCGGGGCCGAGATGCGGCGCGGCGCGGCGGTGCCGCAGGCGGGGCAGGGGCTGGGGCGTGCGGCATCGGACATCGGCCGGAAGGCGTCGAATTCGGTGGCGCAGGCCGGGCAGGCGTAATCATAGAGCGGCATGGGGGCGTCTCC harbors:
- a CDS encoding FmdB family zinc ribbon protein, with the translated sequence MPLYDYACPACATEFDAFRPMSDAARPSPCPACGTAAPRRISAPRLAGLSKAARAAHATNERASHEPRRSSHVCGPGCSHGGGSKGFSAVAEKPAMKTFPAKRPWMFSH